The Lipingzhangella halophila genome segment CGGCGCGGCCGCGCTGGCCCAGCTCAGCATCGCCGACGGCTGCCTGGCCTACCACGAGCACCGCTTCCCGCTCGCCCCTGGAAGCTACGGGGCCGACGACGACCCCGGCGAGGTGCACCAGCGCCAGCACTACCGGCTCGTGTCCTGGCGGCGCGCCGGCGAGCTGAACTACCGCCGCTTCTTCGACATCAACGGGCTCGCCGCGGTGCGGGTGGAGGACCCCGACGTCTTCGCCGCCACGCACGCGGAGATCCTGCGCTGGGCCGAGCGCGGCGAGCTCGACGGCCTGCGGGTCGACCACGTCGACGGGCTGAGTGACCCCGGCGGGTACCTGCGCCGGCTTGCGCGGGAGTTCGACGGGTGGATCGTCGCGGAGAAGATCCTGGCTCCCGGCGAGCACCCGCCCGCCTCGTGGCCGGTGTCCGGGACCACCGGCTACGACGCGCTGCACGATGTGTGCGGGGTGTTCGTCGACCCGGCGGGTGAGGTGCCGTTCACCGAGCTGGCGAAGTCCCTGGACGTTCCGGTCGGCGCCGCTGTCGAGGAGCGCAGCCGGCACGAGGCGGCCGAAGGGCTGTTCGCCCCCGAGGTACGGCGGATCGCCGAGGTGCTGCGGGTGGAAGTCCCGGAAGCGGCGGGGCGGGCCGGCGTCTCCGGGAGCGGGCGCGCCGAACAGGCGGTCTGTGAGCTCCTCGCCAGCTTCCCGGCCTACCGCAGCTACCTTCCCGAAGGGGAGGACGTCTGGGAGGCGGCGGTGCGCGCGGCCGAACGGTCCCGCCCCGACCTCGCGGACCTGCTGGTCGAGATCGACCGCAGGGCGCGCGCCGAACCGGCCGGAGAGCTCGCCCGGCGCATCCAGCAGACCAGCGGCATGGTGGTCGCCAAGGGAGTGGAGGACACCGCTCTCTACCGCCGCACGCGCTTCGTCGCCGCCAACGAGGTCGGGGCGGACCCCAGCGCCTTCGGGGTCGACGTGCGCACCTTCCACACCCGTGCCGCGAACCGGGCGGCCTGCTGGCCGGCCACGATGACGGCGCTGTCCACGCACGACACCAAACGCTCCGAGGACGTGCGGGCCCGCCTCGCCGCGCTCTCCGAGATCCCCGAGGAGTTCGCCGCGGCAGTACGCGACTGGACGGCCCGGTGCGGACTGAGTGAGCCCGCCCTGAACCTGCTGGCCTGGCAGACCCTGGTGGGGGTGTGGCCGGTCAGCGCCCGGCGGCTGGCCGAGTACCTGCTCAAGGCCGCTCGCGAGAGCAAGCTGCGCACTTCCTGGTTGCGCAACGACACCGCGTTCGAGGAGGAAGTGCTGGCCTGGCCGGAACGCGTGCTCTCCGACAGCGAGCTGTCGAACGACGTGGCCAGGATCGTCGCGCACATCCGGCGGGCCGGCTGGACCAACTCCCTCGGACAGAAGATCGTGCAGCTCACGGCGCCCGGAGTGCCTGACGTCTACCAGGGCACCGAGCTCTGGGACCTTTCGCTGGTCGACCCGGACAACCGGCGGCCCGTGGACTTCACCGCCCGGCAGGCGCTCCTGGAGCGGCTGGAACGCGGCCGGCTTCCGGTGGTCGACGCCACGGGCGAGGTCAAGCTGCACGTCGTGCGGGAGGCCTTGCACCTGCGACGCGAGCGCGAGCTGACCGGGTACCGGCCCCTCGCGGCCTCGGGACCCGCCGCCGCGCACGTCCTCGCCTTCGCGCGGGGGCCCGACCTCGACGTCGTCACCGTCGCCACCCGGCTCCCCCTGGGACTGGCCGCGGGGGGTGGCTGGGCGGACACCGTGCTACCCCTGCCGTCGGGACCGGGGAGCTGGACCGACCTGCTCACCCGCCGCGCCCTGGCCCCCACCGGAACCGACGGCCTCACCGTGGCCACCCTCGCCGAACTGCTGGACCGCTACCCGGTGGCGCTGCTCGTGCGCGGTGGTTGACGTTTCGCCCAACTCGGAGAACACCTTGGTTCCCGGTTGGCCGGATATGGTGTTCTCGACCATGTCAGGCACCGATGACCAGCGCCCCGCCGTGCTCTCCCGGCTGCGGATGCCAACTCCCGTACTCGCGGCGCTGGCATGCCCGCACTGCGGGGCCGATCTGGCGCCGGACGGCAACGCGCTGGCCTGCGCTGCGGGCCACACGTTCGACGTGGCCCGGCAGGGCTACGTCAGCCTGCTCACCGGGCGGCGGCGCGCCGCCGCGCCCGGCGACAGCGCCGCTATGGTCCAGGCACGCCACGAGTTCCTCGCGGCCGGCTACTTCGCCCCACTCGCGCGACGGCTCGCCGCGGTTGTCGCCGGGCTCGCCCCCGAGCCGGGGCTGGTCGCCGACGCCGGAGCGGGGACCGGCTACTACCTGAGCCAGGTGCTCGACGCGCTGCCCCACGCCCACGGGGCGGCGCTCGACCTCTCCGTGTACGCACTGCGCCGCGCGGCCCGGGCGCACCCGCGCGCCGGCGCCGTGGCCTGCGACGCCTGGCGCGTCCTGCCGCTGCGCAGCGGCTCGGTGGGGGTACTGCTGAACGTCTTCGCTCCCCGCAACGGGCCGGAGTTCCGCCGCGTGCTGGCCGGCGGGGGAGCGCTCGTCGTGGTCACACCGACCGCTCGGCACCTGGCCGAGCTCCGCGAACCCCTGGGCCTGATCCGGGTCGACCCGCACAAGGAAGAGCGGATCGCCGAGAGCCTGGCGCCGGACTTCGTGGCCGAGCACCACCAGGAGGTCAGCTCGCCGCTGCGGCTCGACCGTGCCGGCGTCCGCACGCTCGTCGCGATGGGACCCAGCGCCCGGCACGCCGACCCGGTCGCACTGGACCGCGGCGTCGCCGCTCTCGCCGAGGTCACCGACGTCACCGCGGCATGGACGGTATCGGTGCACCGGCCAGCCTGACCTCGCTGTCTGTCATCGTCGCCGGTGCGCGTGGCGCATCCGGGTGCCGGGTAGATCGGCGTTCGTGAGCCACGACCACTCGGGCCCGCGCCGGTTCTCGGTGTGGGCGCCCGGACGCCGGCGCGTCCGGCTGCGGATCCACGACGGCGACCGCGACATGGAGCCCGGCGCCGGCGGTTGGTGGTACATCGACGTGCCCGACGCGCCGCACGGTACCGACTACGCCTACCTCCTGGACGAGGACCCGGTCTGGTTGCCGGACCCCCGTTCGCGGTGGCAGCCGGACGGTGTCCACGGCGCCTCGCGGGTCTACGACCACGCCGCGTTCTCCTGGACCGACTCGCACTGGACCGGACGCGCGCTGCCGGGCTCCGTGCTCTACGAGCTGCACGTCGGAACCTTCACCCCGGAAGGGACGTTCGACGCCGCCGCCGACCGCCTCGACCACCTGGTCGACCTCGGGGTGGATCTGGTCGAGCTGCTGCCGGTGAACGCCTTCGACGGCGTGCGCGGGTGGGGCTACGACGGCGTGCTGTGGGGGGCCGTGCACGAGCCCTACGGTGGTCCTGACGGCCTCAAG includes the following:
- the treY gene encoding malto-oligosyltrehalose synthase — its product is MSARVPTSTYRLQLRPEFTLDDAAEVAGYLARLGVGALYSAPILTAAPGSQHGYDVVDPSSVAPALGGDAARVALVATLRQRHLGFVADIVPNHMSVAEPAANPWWWNVLRHGRDSDFARFFDIDWARGPIVLPVLADDGDGGAAALAQLSIADGCLAYHEHRFPLAPGSYGADDDPGEVHQRQHYRLVSWRRAGELNYRRFFDINGLAAVRVEDPDVFAATHAEILRWAERGELDGLRVDHVDGLSDPGGYLRRLAREFDGWIVAEKILAPGEHPPASWPVSGTTGYDALHDVCGVFVDPAGEVPFTELAKSLDVPVGAAVEERSRHEAAEGLFAPEVRRIAEVLRVEVPEAAGRAGVSGSGRAEQAVCELLASFPAYRSYLPEGEDVWEAAVRAAERSRPDLADLLVEIDRRARAEPAGELARRIQQTSGMVVAKGVEDTALYRRTRFVAANEVGADPSAFGVDVRTFHTRAANRAACWPATMTALSTHDTKRSEDVRARLAALSEIPEEFAAAVRDWTARCGLSEPALNLLAWQTLVGVWPVSARRLAEYLLKAARESKLRTSWLRNDTAFEEEVLAWPERVLSDSELSNDVARIVAHIRRAGWTNSLGQKIVQLTAPGVPDVYQGTELWDLSLVDPDNRRPVDFTARQALLERLERGRLPVVDATGEVKLHVVREALHLRRERELTGYRPLAASGPAAAHVLAFARGPDLDVVTVATRLPLGLAAGGGWADTVLPLPSGPGSWTDLLTRRALAPTGTDGLTVATLAELLDRYPVALLVRGG
- a CDS encoding putative RNA methyltransferase → MPTPVLAALACPHCGADLAPDGNALACAAGHTFDVARQGYVSLLTGRRRAAAPGDSAAMVQARHEFLAAGYFAPLARRLAAVVAGLAPEPGLVADAGAGTGYYLSQVLDALPHAHGAALDLSVYALRRAARAHPRAGAVACDAWRVLPLRSGSVGVLLNVFAPRNGPEFRRVLAGGGALVVVTPTARHLAELREPLGLIRVDPHKEERIAESLAPDFVAEHHQEVSSPLRLDRAGVRTLVAMGPSARHADPVALDRGVAALAEVTDVTAAWTVSVHRPA